One Kaistella polysaccharea DNA segment encodes these proteins:
- the coaD gene encoding pantetheine-phosphate adenylyltransferase translates to MRVAVFPGSFDPITLGHYDIVERAYPLFDKIIIAIGQNSQKKYMFSLEERIHFIREVFKEFPNIEVDHFEGLTIDYCHSKNVNFILRGLRNPADFEFEKAIAQTNRELTKDNEIETIFLLTSSGKSFISSSIVREIITFGGNYEILVPEAVRVIPKNK, encoded by the coding sequence ATGAGAGTTGCAGTTTTCCCAGGTTCTTTCGATCCTATAACGCTTGGCCATTATGATATCGTGGAACGAGCGTATCCTTTATTCGACAAAATAATTATAGCAATCGGACAGAATTCTCAGAAAAAATATATGTTTTCTTTAGAGGAGCGCATTCATTTTATTCGAGAGGTTTTCAAAGAATTTCCGAATATTGAAGTTGATCATTTTGAAGGTTTAACCATTGATTACTGCCACAGTAAAAATGTGAATTTTATTTTGCGAGGTCTCAGAAATCCGGCGGATTTCGAATTCGAGAAAGCAATCGCGCAAACCAACCGTGAGCTGACAAAAGACAACGAAATAGAGACTATATTTTTACTGACTTCATCCGGGAAATCCTTCATCAGCAGCAGTATTGTACGCGAAATCATCACTTTCGGTGGGAATTACGAGATTTTAGTACCAGAAGCCGTGCGCGTGATCCCAAAAAATAAGTAA
- a CDS encoding D-alanine--D-alanine ligase, which produces MSKKNIAVVMGGYSDEYKVSLKSGQLIFDSLDREIYNVYKVVILKDEWYFVDDRGDKAAINKADFTVSLSSGFQVCFDVCFNIIHGKPGENGELQAYWNTIGQKYTGCDFYQSALTFNKKDTLAVLSKYGIPSAKSIYLRLGEPINEGQIVKELGLPLFVKPNQSGSSLGITKVKEQSELKNALEFAFAEDEEILIESFLDGMEVSVGAVDINGETIVLGITEIVPDKEFFDYEAKYEGASEEITPARIDEETRQRVEDITKKAYNALGMSGFSRTEFIIMDGIPYMLEMNTNPGFSPASILPQQAAFYGISIKDLCGNEVEKALAKH; this is translated from the coding sequence ATGAGCAAGAAAAATATTGCCGTTGTAATGGGCGGTTATTCCGATGAGTATAAAGTTTCGCTGAAAAGCGGTCAACTGATTTTTGATTCTTTGGATCGGGAGATTTATAATGTTTACAAAGTGGTCATTCTGAAAGATGAATGGTATTTTGTAGATGATCGGGGCGACAAAGCTGCCATTAATAAAGCTGATTTTACTGTCAGTTTAAGCAGTGGTTTTCAGGTTTGTTTTGATGTCTGTTTTAATATAATCCACGGTAAACCTGGTGAAAATGGGGAATTGCAGGCATACTGGAATACGATTGGTCAGAAATATACGGGTTGTGATTTTTATCAAAGTGCCTTAACCTTCAACAAAAAAGATACATTAGCAGTGCTTTCTAAATACGGGATTCCCTCTGCAAAAAGTATTTACTTGCGCCTGGGAGAACCTATTAATGAAGGTCAAATAGTTAAGGAATTGGGATTGCCACTTTTTGTAAAACCAAATCAGTCCGGCTCCTCGCTCGGTATTACGAAAGTGAAGGAACAGTCTGAACTTAAAAATGCACTGGAATTCGCCTTCGCGGAAGATGAAGAAATATTAATTGAAAGTTTCCTCGATGGAATGGAAGTTTCTGTAGGTGCCGTAGATATTAACGGAGAAACCATTGTTTTGGGAATTACGGAGATTGTACCCGATAAAGAATTTTTCGATTATGAAGCGAAATATGAAGGTGCATCCGAAGAAATTACACCTGCCAGAATAGACGAAGAAACCCGACAGCGCGTGGAAGACATTACTAAAAAAGCCTACAATGCATTAGGAATGAGTGGTTTTTCCCGCACCGAATTTATTATTATGGATGGTATTCCATACATGCTGGAAATGAATACCAACCCAGGTTTCTCACCAGCTTCTATTTTGCCACAACAAGCTGCTTTTTATGGAATTTCCATCAAAGATCTCTGCGGAAATGAAGTAGAAAAAGCCTTAGCTAAACATTAA
- the lpxK gene encoding tetraacyldisaccharide 4'-kinase, with protein sequence MKRWYLYPFSLGYHVATSARNMMYNWGISKSTKFKTPIINVGNLSVGGSGKSPMVMYIADLLSKHYKTGVLSRGYGRITKGYGITNYDSNYKTVGDEAMQLFERFKNKFVIAVSEERVPGAKKLIEDMDLQVLILDDAYQHRAIKPGFNILMTDYNDPYFKDYLLPAGNLRESRSGARRAQIIMVSKCPENLTVEQKQYFISRIKPQHNQKVFFSSIGYDENVYARNQMLPDNNLSYYDILLITGIANPKPLVKHLSKFSERVKHLKFRDHHNFSDQDIKNILAEYKKLGEYKLILTTEKDYVRLKTFDYLRDLVFYWPINVTIDKKEEFNKTILNYVGKN encoded by the coding sequence ATGAAAAGATGGTATCTCTACCCTTTTTCCCTGGGTTATCATGTGGCTACTTCCGCTCGTAATATGATGTATAACTGGGGAATATCTAAATCGACCAAATTTAAAACGCCGATCATCAATGTCGGAAACCTCTCTGTAGGCGGGAGTGGAAAATCGCCGATGGTAATGTATATCGCTGATTTACTCTCTAAACATTATAAAACCGGGGTTCTTTCCCGAGGTTACGGCCGGATAACAAAAGGATACGGAATTACAAATTACGACAGTAATTATAAAACAGTTGGCGACGAAGCGATGCAACTTTTCGAAAGATTTAAGAATAAGTTTGTTATTGCAGTTTCTGAGGAACGCGTTCCCGGTGCAAAAAAGTTGATTGAAGATATGGATCTTCAGGTTTTGATTTTAGATGATGCTTATCAGCACCGCGCCATAAAGCCAGGTTTCAATATTTTGATGACCGATTATAACGATCCCTATTTTAAAGATTATCTGTTACCTGCCGGAAATTTACGGGAAAGCCGCAGCGGCGCACGACGAGCCCAAATCATCATGGTTTCAAAATGTCCCGAAAATTTAACTGTTGAGCAAAAGCAATATTTTATTTCCAGAATTAAACCGCAGCATAACCAGAAAGTATTTTTTTCGAGTATTGGATATGATGAAAATGTGTACGCAAGAAATCAAATGCTTCCGGACAATAATTTATCGTACTACGATATTCTATTAATTACGGGCATTGCCAATCCTAAGCCGCTTGTAAAGCATCTTTCAAAATTTTCAGAGCGCGTAAAACATTTGAAATTCCGTGATCATCATAATTTCAGCGATCAAGACATTAAAAATATTTTAGCAGAGTATAAAAAACTCGGTGAATACAAACTTATTCTCACCACAGAGAAAGACTATGTGCGGCTGAAAACTTTTGATTATCTTAGAGATCTTGTTTTTTACTGGCCCATAAATGTAACCATCGACAAGAAAGAAGAATTTAACAAAACCATCCTTAACTATGTTGGAAAGAATTAA
- a CDS encoding purine-nucleoside phosphorylase, translating into MLERIKETANFIKNIIQDTPEFAIVLGSGLGKLKDEVEPIHILDYRDIPNFPQTTVVGHGGKLIYGTLEGKKVLMMSGRFHYYEGHDIQTIVFPFRVFHLLGIKNLILSNASGGVNPAFKVADVMIINDHINMMPEHPLRGKNLDEFGPRFVDMSEPYNKKMIEVAATVAQDLGITAHQGCYVALQGPTFETPAEYGMIKAIGGDAVGMSTVPEVIVAKHQGMDCFGISIITDVGGPDIAFTVSHEEVLQAADKAMPNVIKIVKGLVKNYNT; encoded by the coding sequence ATGTTGGAAAGAATTAAAGAAACTGCCAATTTCATTAAAAATATCATTCAAGACACGCCCGAATTTGCGATTGTTTTAGGTTCTGGCTTAGGTAAGCTGAAAGATGAAGTCGAACCAATACATATTTTAGATTATAGAGATATTCCAAATTTCCCCCAAACCACCGTAGTTGGACACGGTGGAAAATTAATTTACGGGACACTTGAAGGCAAAAAAGTTTTGATGATGAGTGGCAGATTTCATTATTATGAAGGTCATGATATTCAAACCATAGTTTTCCCTTTCCGCGTTTTTCATTTATTAGGAATTAAAAATTTGATTCTATCAAATGCTTCCGGTGGCGTAAATCCCGCTTTTAAAGTTGCTGATGTGATGATTATAAATGACCACATTAACATGATGCCAGAACATCCTTTGCGGGGAAAAAATTTGGATGAATTCGGTCCACGATTTGTGGATATGAGCGAGCCTTACAATAAAAAAATGATTGAAGTTGCAGCCACTGTTGCACAGGATTTAGGAATTACTGCACACCAAGGTTGTTACGTTGCGTTACAAGGACCAACTTTTGAAACACCTGCAGAATACGGAATGATCAAAGCGATCGGCGGAGATGCCGTGGGAATGAGCACTGTTCCGGAAGTAATTGTGGCAAAACATCAGGGAATGGATTGTTTTGGAATTTCGATAATTACTGATGTTGGTGGACCAGATATTGCGTTTACTGTTTCCCATGAGGAGGTTTTACAGGCCGCTGATAAAGCGATGCCAAATGTTATTAAAATCGTAAAAGGTTTGGTGAAAAATTACAACACTTAA
- a CDS encoding DUF2059 domain-containing protein — MFQKISSTLKEFKVNSTEVPEDQLTHEIRKLRSTKGGFNINEAILFKIGEDQSKGELTKEDAEKLEQFFNSGNGRRDLDNAITWIYRDLYTSAEVRKLTRFYKSSAGQKLSKNFPIIMLESLKAAEEIMKEYKKVE; from the coding sequence GTGTTTCAAAAAATATCTTCTACCCTGAAAGAATTTAAAGTAAATTCTACTGAAGTTCCGGAAGATCAATTAACCCATGAAATACGAAAATTAAGATCTACAAAAGGTGGATTTAATATTAACGAAGCAATTTTATTTAAAATCGGGGAAGATCAATCAAAAGGTGAACTCACTAAAGAAGATGCGGAAAAGTTAGAACAATTTTTTAATTCTGGTAATGGTAGAAGAGATCTCGATAATGCAATTACCTGGATTTACAGAGATTTATACACTTCTGCTGAAGTAAGAAAACTTACAAGATTTTATAAAAGTTCTGCGGGGCAAAAACTATCGAAGAATTTTCCAATCATTATGCTGGAATCTTTGAAAGCAGCGGAGGAAATAATGAAAGAATATAAAAAGGTAGAATAG
- a CDS encoding NYN domain-containing protein, which yields MTDDKLAVLIDADNVPYKNVKEMLEEISRNGTPTIKRIYADWTKPTVSGWKNVLLENAITPIQQYSYTTGKNSSDSALIIDAMDILYSEKVNGFCIVSSDSDFTRLATRLREAGMMVMGFGEKKTPKPFISACDKFIYLEILNDTEESEKDVEKDSENKITKKSEKPKRKKEPLSKVDSRTIKLITESINDLGDEDGWTFLGNLGSFIIKKKPDFDPRNFGFLKLLPLIKSIGKIEIDERETGVNNIRHIYVRVK from the coding sequence ATGACCGACGACAAATTAGCAGTCCTCATCGATGCGGACAATGTTCCGTATAAAAATGTAAAAGAAATGTTGGAGGAGATTTCCAGAAATGGAACACCAACCATCAAAAGAATATATGCCGACTGGACCAAACCCACCGTTTCTGGCTGGAAAAATGTACTGCTGGAAAATGCGATCACTCCAATTCAACAATACAGTTATACGACTGGAAAAAATTCCAGTGATAGTGCCTTAATTATTGACGCGATGGATATTCTGTATTCCGAAAAAGTCAACGGGTTTTGCATTGTATCAAGCGACAGTGATTTTACAAGATTGGCCACGCGACTTCGCGAAGCCGGAATGATGGTAATGGGATTTGGGGAAAAGAAAACGCCGAAACCTTTTATTTCTGCCTGTGATAAATTTATTTATCTGGAAATTCTAAATGATACGGAGGAGTCTGAAAAAGACGTAGAAAAAGATTCTGAAAATAAAATCACCAAGAAAAGTGAAAAACCTAAACGTAAAAAAGAACCGCTGAGTAAAGTAGATTCGCGAACGATCAAACTCATCACAGAAAGTATCAACGACCTGGGCGACGAAGATGGCTGGACTTTCCTGGGAAACCTTGGAAGTTTTATCATCAAAAAGAAACCTGATTTCGATCCAAGAAATTTCGGTTTTCTTAAATTACTACCTTTAATAAAAAGTATCGGAAAAATTGAAATTGATGAGCGCGAGACGGGCGTCAATAATATTCGACATATTTATGTGAGGGTAAAATAA
- the dinB gene encoding DNA polymerase IV, translating into MDAFYASVEQHDFPELKGKPLVVGGGMYGVVAAASYEARKFGIRSAMPGKIALEKCPHLIVVKPRFARYKEISQQIRSIFYEFTDLVEPLSLDEAYLDVTENKKGIESAQEIARQVRSRIFEETGLTASAGISVNKFLAKVASDYRKPNGQKTIHPTQILEFMEELPIEKFYGIGKVTANKMHELHIFKGSHLKEKSLEELVRLFGKSGTYYYNVVRGIHHSEVKPHRIQKSVGVEETFWENLLDEEEVFKQLEIISDDLDKRLLTKEIKGKSLTLKIKYKDFTVYTRSKTQEEYFGNSKNLYETAKKLWELRPFDKPVRLLGLSLSNLNTQEKKQISVQLKIPFEDFE; encoded by the coding sequence ATGGATGCGTTTTATGCTTCTGTGGAGCAACATGATTTCCCCGAACTGAAAGGAAAACCTCTGGTGGTCGGCGGCGGAATGTATGGTGTAGTAGCTGCAGCCAGTTATGAAGCCCGAAAATTTGGAATTCGTTCTGCAATGCCGGGTAAAATCGCACTGGAAAAATGTCCGCATTTAATTGTTGTAAAACCGCGATTCGCGAGATACAAAGAAATCTCTCAACAGATAAGATCGATCTTTTATGAATTTACCGATTTGGTAGAACCACTTTCTTTGGATGAAGCTTACCTGGATGTTACCGAAAATAAAAAAGGAATAGAATCCGCACAGGAAATCGCCAGACAAGTAAGAAGCAGGATTTTTGAAGAAACTGGACTTACTGCTTCTGCAGGGATTTCAGTTAATAAATTCCTCGCAAAAGTGGCTTCTGATTATCGGAAACCCAACGGACAGAAAACCATTCATCCTACCCAAATTCTCGAATTTATGGAAGAACTTCCTATCGAGAAATTTTATGGAATCGGAAAAGTGACGGCGAATAAAATGCACGAACTTCATATTTTTAAAGGTTCTCATTTAAAGGAAAAATCTTTAGAAGAATTGGTCCGACTGTTTGGGAAATCAGGAACATATTACTACAATGTCGTTCGAGGAATTCATCACAGTGAAGTAAAACCCCATCGGATTCAAAAAAGTGTTGGTGTTGAGGAAACTTTTTGGGAAAATTTATTAGATGAAGAAGAAGTTTTTAAACAATTGGAAATCATTAGCGATGATCTAGATAAACGACTTTTAACTAAAGAAATCAAAGGAAAATCTTTAACCCTGAAAATTAAATATAAAGATTTCACAGTATATACGCGGAGTAAAACTCAGGAAGAATATTTCGGAAATTCGAAAAATTTATACGAAACAGCGAAAAAACTGTGGGAACTTCGGCCTTTTGATAAACCGGTTCGTTTGCTTGGATTATCGCTTTCAAACCTCAACACTCAAGAGAAGAAACAAATCTCGGTACAACTGAAAATTCCTTTTGAAGATTTCGAATAA
- a CDS encoding Na+/H+ antiporter produces MLENFAFYLSLVLLITFLLILAKKIQVAYPVLLVIAGLAVSFIPGIPTIKVDPELIFFIFLPPLLYEASWTTSWKELWRWRRIIFSFAFVVVFFSALSVAVFANYFIPGFSLALGFLLGGIVSPPDAVSSGAILKFVKVPKRFASILEGESLLNDASSLIIFRFAMIAAVTGQFVWQEAAASFVWMCIGGVGIGLLIAYLFLKMHKLLPTDANTDMLLTLVAPFVMYLAAEELHASGVLAVVSGGLFLSYRNQDFLSSASRLRAVTVWESFCFLLNGIVFMLIGLELPEIVSGLGNTNIYTAIGYGAAVTLVLVLVRIFAVYGAVVTTIIMRNFIKVADREIPNWKSPMLLAWTGMRGVVSLAAALSIPITLADGSPFPERNLILFITFVVILLTLVVQGLSLPILLKNFPPQDRDYIKSEKEIDYEIRTELAQVAIDKIRTDYPDKIETFPALKDQLSIWEKRLNSSEVIINYEEYQNIYSDVINTQKKYLITKNRKELLLNEEIIRKHLRLLDLQEEKLNIMK; encoded by the coding sequence ATGCTAGAGAACTTTGCATTTTACCTTTCCTTGGTTTTGCTCATTACGTTCCTTCTCATATTAGCAAAAAAAATACAGGTTGCATATCCGGTATTACTCGTAATCGCTGGACTTGCAGTAAGTTTTATTCCCGGAATTCCAACCATTAAAGTAGATCCAGAACTCATTTTCTTCATTTTTTTACCACCATTATTATATGAAGCTTCCTGGACAACTTCCTGGAAAGAACTCTGGAGATGGCGCCGCATTATCTTCAGTTTTGCTTTTGTGGTCGTCTTTTTCTCGGCACTTTCCGTAGCAGTTTTCGCAAATTATTTTATTCCCGGATTTTCGTTGGCTTTAGGATTTCTGCTGGGTGGGATCGTGTCGCCACCTGACGCGGTAAGTTCTGGCGCTATTTTAAAATTTGTAAAAGTTCCGAAGAGATTTGCCTCCATCTTAGAGGGAGAAAGTTTGCTGAATGATGCATCTTCCTTAATCATATTTAGATTTGCGATGATCGCTGCCGTAACGGGACAATTTGTTTGGCAGGAAGCTGCTGCAAGTTTTGTTTGGATGTGTATTGGCGGTGTCGGCATAGGACTACTCATCGCTTACTTATTTTTAAAAATGCATAAACTTTTACCAACCGATGCGAATACAGATATGCTACTGACTTTGGTTGCGCCGTTCGTGATGTACCTTGCAGCTGAAGAACTTCATGCGTCCGGAGTTTTGGCAGTGGTAAGCGGAGGTTTATTTTTATCTTATCGAAACCAAGATTTTCTAAGCAGTGCTTCCCGACTCCGAGCGGTTACGGTTTGGGAAAGTTTCTGTTTTTTATTAAACGGAATCGTCTTCATGCTTATTGGGTTAGAATTACCCGAAATTGTGTCTGGCTTGGGAAATACCAATATTTACACTGCAATAGGCTACGGTGCTGCAGTAACATTAGTTTTGGTATTGGTAAGAATTTTTGCAGTTTATGGCGCTGTCGTTACAACCATAATTATGCGGAATTTTATTAAAGTTGCAGATCGTGAAATTCCCAATTGGAAATCACCTATGCTTTTAGCTTGGACTGGAATGCGCGGCGTAGTTTCTCTCGCAGCAGCACTTTCAATTCCGATTACTTTGGCGGATGGATCTCCGTTTCCGGAAAGAAATTTAATACTGTTCATTACCTTCGTGGTCATTTTATTAACACTCGTTGTTCAGGGACTAAGTTTACCCATTTTACTTAAAAATTTTCCGCCGCAAGATCGGGATTACATTAAAAGTGAAAAGGAAATTGATTATGAAATCCGAACTGAGCTTGCCCAAGTTGCCATCGATAAAATCCGGACTGATTATCCTGATAAAATAGAAACTTTCCCAGCACTGAAAGATCAACTTTCAATTTGGGAAAAACGACTCAATAGCTCCGAAGTTATTATCAATTACGAAGAATATCAAAACATTTACTCAGATGTTATCAATACCCAGAAAAAATATCTGATCACTAAAAACAGAAAGGAACTTTTGCTCAATGAAGAAATTATCAGAAAACATTTGCGTTTGCTTGATCTTCAAGAAGAGAAATTAAACATCATGAAGTAA